One genomic region from Pseudomonas sp. R5-89-07 encodes:
- the edd gene encoding phosphogluconate dehydratase — MHPRVLEVTERLIARSRATREAYLALIRGAASDGPMRGKLQCANFAHGVAGCGTEDKNSLRMMNAANVAIVSSYNDMLSAHQPYEHFPEQIKKALREVGSVGQFAGGTPAMCDGVTQGEPGMELSLLSREVIAMSTAVALSHNMFDAALMLGICDKIVPGLMMGALRYGHLPMIFVPGGPMPSGISNKQKADVRQRYAEGKATREELLESEMKSYHSPGTCTFYGTANTNQLLMEVMGLHLPGASFVNPYTPLRDALTREAAHQVTRLTKANGNFTPIGEIVDEKSIVNSIVALNATGGSTNHTLHMPAIAMSAGIILTWQDMADLSEVVPTLSHVYPNGKADINHFQAAGGMSFLIRELLEAGLLHEDVNTVAGKGLSRYTQEPFLVDGELIWRDGPIESLDETILRPVARAFSPEGGLRVMEGNLGRGVMKVSAVAPEHQVVEAPAVVFQDQQDLADAFKAGQLEKDFVAVMRFQGPRSNGMPELHKMTPFLGVLQDRGFKVALVTDGRMSGASGKIPAAIHVNPEAQSGGPLARVKDGDIIRVDGVTGTLELKVDAEEFAARTPATGLLGNNVGAGRELFAFMRLAASSAEQGASAFTCALETLK, encoded by the coding sequence ATGCATCCCCGCGTTCTTGAGGTCACCGAACGGCTTATCGCCCGCAGCCGCGCCACCCGCGAGGCTTACCTTGCGCTCATTCGCGGCGCAGCCAGCGACGGTCCGATGCGCGGCAAGCTGCAGTGCGCCAACTTCGCCCACGGCGTGGCGGGTTGCGGCACCGAAGACAAAAACAGCCTGCGCATGATGAATGCCGCCAACGTGGCAATTGTTTCTTCGTATAACGACATGCTCTCGGCGCACCAGCCGTACGAACATTTCCCTGAACAAATCAAAAAAGCCCTGCGCGAAGTCGGTTCGGTCGGCCAGTTCGCCGGCGGCACGCCCGCCATGTGCGACGGCGTGACCCAGGGCGAGCCGGGCATGGAACTGAGCCTGCTCAGCCGCGAAGTCATCGCCATGTCCACGGCGGTAGCGCTGTCCCATAACATGTTCGACGCCGCGCTGATGCTGGGCATCTGCGACAAGATCGTCCCCGGCCTGATGATGGGCGCGCTGCGCTACGGCCACCTGCCGATGATCTTCGTGCCCGGCGGGCCGATGCCGTCGGGCATCTCCAACAAGCAGAAAGCCGACGTGCGCCAGCGCTATGCCGAAGGCAAGGCCACCCGCGAAGAGCTGCTGGAATCGGAGATGAAGTCCTACCACAGCCCCGGTACCTGCACCTTCTACGGCACCGCCAACACCAACCAGCTGTTGATGGAAGTGATGGGCCTGCACCTGCCGGGCGCTTCGTTCGTCAACCCGTACACGCCACTGCGCGATGCGCTGACCCGCGAGGCCGCGCACCAGGTCACGCGCCTGACCAAGGCCAACGGCAACTTCACGCCGATCGGCGAGATCGTCGACGAGAAGTCCATCGTCAATTCCATCGTCGCCCTCAACGCCACGGGCGGGTCCACCAACCACACCCTGCACATGCCGGCCATCGCCATGTCGGCCGGTATCATCCTGACCTGGCAGGACATGGCCGACCTCTCCGAGGTGGTCCCGACCCTGTCGCACGTGTATCCGAACGGCAAGGCTGACATCAATCATTTCCAGGCAGCGGGCGGCATGTCGTTCCTGATCCGCGAACTGCTCGAAGCCGGCCTGCTGCACGAAGACGTCAACACCGTGGCGGGCAAGGGCTTGAGCCGGTACACCCAGGAGCCGTTCCTGGTCGACGGCGAACTGATCTGGCGCGACGGCCCCATCGAAAGCCTCGACGAAACCATCCTGCGTCCCGTGGCCCGTGCGTTTTCGCCGGAAGGCGGCTTGCGGGTGATGGAAGGCAACCTCGGCCGTGGCGTGATGAAAGTCTCGGCCGTTGCGCCGGAGCACCAGGTGGTCGAAGCACCGGCCGTGGTGTTCCAGGACCAACAGGACCTGGCCGATGCGTTCAAGGCCGGCCAGTTGGAAAAAGACTTCGTCGCGGTGATGCGCTTCCAGGGCCCGCGCTCCAACGGCATGCCCGAATTGCACAAGATGACCCCGTTCCTTGGCGTGTTGCAGGACCGTGGTTTCAAAGTAGCGCTGGTGACAGACGGGCGTATGTCCGGCGCGTCGGGTAAGATCCCCGCCGCGATCCACGTCAATCCTGAAGCCCAGAGCGGCGGGCCGCTGGCGCGGGTTAAAGATGGCGATATCATTCGCGTCGATGGCGTCACCGGCACCCTGGAGCTTAAGGTGGACGCCGAAGAATTTGCCGCGCGCACGCCGGCCACGGGCCTGTTGGGCAATAACGTGGGCGCCGGTCGCGAGTTGTTTGCATTCATGCGCTTGGCCGCAAGCTCCGCAGAGCAGGGCGCCAGCGCCTTTACCTGTGCCTTGGAGACGCTTAAGTGA
- the gap gene encoding type I glyceraldehyde-3-phosphate dehydrogenase produces the protein MTLRIAINGFGRIGRNVLRALYTQGYRQDLQIVAINDLGDSSINAHLLKYDTVHGTFEAEVAHDQESLTVNGDRIAVSAIRNPADLPWAAHKIDVVFECTGLFTDRDKAAAHITAGARKVIISAPAKGADATVVYGVNHDILRQSHQIISNASCTTNCLAPVAQVLHRELGIESGLMTTIHAYTNDQNLTDVYHTDPYRARSATQNMIPSKTGAAEAVGLVLPELAGKLTGMAVRVPVINVSLVDLTVQLKKEATADEVNALLKHASQHSKILGYNTLPLVSSDFNHNPLSSIFDANHTKVSGKLLKVLAWYDNEWGFSNRMLDNCLALCNAE, from the coding sequence ATGACTCTACGTATCGCAATCAATGGTTTTGGCCGCATCGGCCGTAATGTCCTGCGCGCACTGTATACCCAAGGCTACCGCCAGGATTTGCAGATCGTCGCCATCAACGATCTGGGCGACAGTTCAATCAATGCCCACCTGCTCAAATACGACACCGTCCATGGCACATTCGAAGCAGAGGTCGCCCACGATCAGGAAAGCCTGACCGTCAATGGCGACCGGATCGCCGTCAGTGCCATTCGCAACCCGGCCGACCTGCCGTGGGCCGCGCACAAGATCGACGTGGTGTTCGAATGCACCGGCCTGTTCACCGACCGTGACAAGGCTGCCGCCCATATTACCGCCGGCGCGCGCAAGGTGATCATCTCCGCCCCGGCCAAGGGCGCGGACGCGACCGTGGTCTACGGCGTCAACCATGACATTCTGCGTCAATCGCACCAGATCATCTCCAACGCATCGTGCACCACCAACTGCCTGGCGCCGGTCGCCCAGGTGCTGCACCGCGAACTGGGCATCGAAAGCGGCCTGATGACCACGATTCACGCCTATACCAACGACCAGAACCTGACTGACGTCTACCACACCGACCCGTACCGCGCACGGTCGGCCACCCAGAACATGATCCCGAGCAAGACCGGCGCCGCTGAAGCTGTCGGCCTGGTGCTGCCGGAGCTCGCGGGCAAGCTGACCGGCATGGCCGTGCGCGTGCCGGTGATCAACGTGTCGCTGGTGGACCTCACCGTACAGCTGAAGAAAGAAGCCACGGCCGATGAAGTCAACGCGCTGTTGAAGCACGCCAGCCAGCACTCGAAAATCCTCGGCTACAACACCCTGCCGCTGGTTTCCAGTGACTTCAACCATAACCCGCTGTCATCGATCTTCGATGCCAACCACACCAAGGTCAGCGGCAAGCTGCTTAAAGTGCTGGCCTGGTATGACAACGAGTGGGGCTTCTCCAACCGCATGCTCGACAACTGCCTGGCGCTCTGCAACGCCGAGTAA
- a CDS encoding RNA polymerase sigma factor: protein MSQSRFNHVFLTQRVILLRTLQRMVNNHSTAEDLLQETYLRVTRALSERPIDHLEPFVYQTARNLALDHLRSRRIQARTLQEDVPLDILQSVAAPISTPEDATQAEQLLEHLSVSLGQLSARQQRIFILSRLHGCSYQEIADQLQVSLSTVQKELKLIMAICVGVAERLDQP, encoded by the coding sequence GTGAGCCAATCTCGCTTCAACCACGTCTTTCTCACCCAACGGGTGATCCTGCTGCGCACGCTGCAACGCATGGTGAATAACCACAGCACCGCCGAGGACCTGCTGCAGGAAACCTACCTGCGCGTGACTCGCGCCCTGAGTGAGCGGCCGATCGACCACCTGGAACCCTTCGTCTACCAGACAGCGCGCAACCTGGCGCTGGATCATTTGCGTTCGCGCAGGATTCAGGCTCGCACCCTGCAGGAAGATGTACCGCTGGATATCCTGCAAAGTGTCGCCGCCCCGATCAGCACACCTGAAGACGCCACCCAGGCCGAGCAACTGCTCGAGCATTTGAGCGTCAGCCTGGGCCAGTTGAGCGCCCGCCAGCAACGCATCTTTATCCTCAGCCGCCTGCACGGTTGCAGCTACCAGGAGATTGCCGATCAGTTGCAGGTCTCCTTGAGCACCGTACAAAAGGAACTGAAGTTGATCATGGCCATCTGTGTAGGTGTGGCCGAACGATTGGATCAGCCTTAA
- a CDS encoding FecR domain-containing protein codes for MTDPNKLRPHELAHEVLQDAAMDQALDWLIALQCPQPGQHAAFQAWLAESPAHAHAFNKAQAAWDGAPVHSAAVALAAPRKPSAWRRVKPHWKPLATAAVLLLGLFSFSNLPVRLQADHLTVVGERQRLQLDEGSNVLLNTNSAFSSSIKDHQRIARLYQGEAFFDIAPARGLPLEIDAGPVRASVQDTAFAVRYLDGEAQVQVQRGDVDLSNTFDDARVRLSAGQSIRIGPKGFGQPAKLDASKDLAWVQGRLVFENCPMSEVLAELRRYYPGWIVNTNDKLASVAVTGNYRLDQPLDVVRSLAHITSAKLSEYPALVILN; via the coding sequence GTGACGGACCCGAATAAACTGCGCCCCCACGAGTTGGCTCATGAGGTGCTGCAAGACGCGGCCATGGACCAAGCCCTCGATTGGCTGATCGCCTTGCAGTGCCCGCAGCCCGGCCAGCACGCCGCGTTCCAGGCCTGGCTGGCCGAGAGCCCGGCGCATGCCCACGCCTTCAACAAGGCCCAGGCCGCCTGGGATGGCGCGCCGGTGCACAGCGCCGCCGTGGCCCTGGCCGCGCCGCGCAAGCCGAGCGCCTGGCGCCGGGTCAAACCGCACTGGAAACCCCTGGCCACCGCCGCCGTGCTGCTGCTCGGCCTGTTCAGCTTCAGCAACCTGCCGGTACGCCTGCAGGCCGACCACCTCACCGTGGTCGGCGAGCGCCAGCGCCTGCAACTGGACGAAGGTTCCAACGTACTGCTCAACACCAATTCGGCGTTTTCCAGCAGCATCAAGGACCATCAGCGCATCGCCCGCCTCTACCAGGGCGAGGCGTTTTTCGACATCGCCCCCGCCCGTGGCCTGCCGCTGGAAATCGACGCCGGCCCGGTGCGCGCCAGCGTGCAGGACACCGCGTTTGCCGTGCGCTATCTCGACGGCGAAGCCCAGGTGCAAGTGCAGCGCGGTGACGTCGACCTGAGCAATACCTTCGACGACGCCCGTGTGCGCCTGAGTGCCGGCCAGAGCATCCGCATCGGCCCCAAGGGCTTCGGCCAGCCGGCCAAGCTGGATGCCAGCAAAGACCTGGCCTGGGTCCAGGGCCGCCTGGTCTTCGAGAACTGCCCGATGAGCGAAGTGCTGGCCGAGCTGCGTCGCTATTACCCGGGCTGGATCGTCAACACCAACGACAAGCTCGCCAGCGTCGCCGTCACCGGCAACTATCGCCTTGACCAGCCGCTGGACGTGGTGCGTTCCCTGGCCCACATCACCTCGGCCAAGCTCTCGGAATACCCAGCGCTGGTCATCCTGAACTAA
- a CDS encoding TonB-dependent receptor has translation MSSRFNRRSCSPVLSLLTAAILMAGAPAMAATAAEPAPRSHGNYNFSIEQQPLVSALNAFTGVTGWQVGLPAELGQGVSSPGVRGALSPEKALERLLAGTHLSYRKLGNNNIVLEKRAAGSALNLQQVTISATRTEQDVDSVPSMVSVHDRQELDRQNVNTTRELVRYEPGVSVGGAGTRSGNAGYNIRGIDGDRILTQVDGVEVPDNFFNGPYAKTRRNYVDPEIVKRVEILRGPASALYGSSAIGGAVSYFTLDPDDIIKPGQDVGARLKTGYSSADESWLTSATVAGRVQDFDGLLHLSQRNGHETESYDGNNATGLARTGANPEDARTTNVLAKLGWNYGDDNRLGLTYEKYKDDRDVNLKNAVGGPFVGGRGFNLYRDRRGNDTITRERFGLENSFALDSPIADRIKTSLNYQIAKTDQTTAEIYQSGRRVLRTRDTLYEEKQWVFDAQLDKAFSLGDTDHQVTYGTTLKQQKVTGSREGSATCLAVGSGCTAIGAPSPSAGDSVKKASDFPDPTINTYSLFAQDQITWDKWTFLPAVRYDYTRLKPKLTEEFLSTVNPTGAYTVDGKDKTWHRVTPKFGLTYALTDQYTWFGQYAEGFRTPSAKALYGRFENLNLGYTVEPNPDLKPETSKGIETGLRGKFDEGSFEIAVFYNKYRDFIDEDNAVVGGTVEQFQAVNIKRATIKGAEAKGRLNLDAFGAPQGLYTQGAVSYAHGRNNDNGEPLNSVNPLKGVFGLGYDQDSYGGLLSWTLVKKQNRVDSSTFHAPDGDTSGPFKTPGFGILDLSAYYKVTQDVTINGGVYNLTDKQYWNWDDVRSYDSVGEAAVTGPANLDRLTQPGRNFAINVIWDI, from the coding sequence ATGTCCTCTCGTTTCAACCGCCGGTCTTGTTCGCCCGTCCTGTCCCTGCTGACCGCCGCCATACTGATGGCCGGTGCGCCAGCAATGGCCGCGACTGCCGCCGAACCGGCGCCGCGCAGCCACGGCAACTACAATTTCAGCATCGAACAGCAGCCACTGGTGTCGGCACTCAACGCCTTTACCGGCGTGACCGGCTGGCAAGTCGGCCTGCCAGCCGAGTTGGGCCAGGGTGTGTCGTCCCCTGGCGTGCGCGGTGCGTTGTCGCCGGAGAAGGCGCTGGAGCGGCTGTTGGCGGGGACCCACCTGAGCTATCGCAAGCTGGGCAATAACAACATTGTCCTGGAGAAACGTGCCGCCGGCAGCGCTCTGAACCTGCAGCAAGTGACCATCAGCGCCACCCGCACCGAGCAGGATGTGGACAGCGTACCGAGCATGGTCAGCGTGCACGACCGCCAGGAGCTGGATCGCCAGAACGTCAACACCACCCGTGAACTGGTGCGTTACGAGCCGGGCGTGTCGGTGGGCGGCGCCGGCACGCGCTCGGGCAACGCGGGCTATAACATTCGCGGTATCGACGGCGATCGCATTCTGACCCAGGTCGACGGCGTGGAAGTGCCGGACAACTTCTTCAACGGCCCCTACGCCAAGACCCGGCGCAACTACGTCGACCCGGAAATCGTCAAGCGCGTGGAAATCCTGCGCGGTCCGGCCTCGGCCCTGTACGGCAGCAGTGCGATTGGCGGCGCGGTGAGCTACTTCACCCTCGACCCGGATGACATCATCAAGCCCGGCCAGGACGTCGGCGCGCGCCTGAAGACCGGTTACAGCTCCGCCGACGAAAGCTGGCTGACCTCCGCCACCGTCGCCGGCCGCGTGCAGGACTTCGACGGCTTGCTGCACCTGAGCCAGCGCAACGGCCACGAAACCGAATCCTACGACGGCAACAACGCCACCGGCCTGGCCCGCACCGGCGCCAACCCTGAAGACGCACGCACCACCAATGTGCTGGCCAAACTGGGCTGGAATTACGGCGACGACAACCGCCTGGGCCTTACCTACGAGAAGTACAAGGATGATCGCGACGTCAATCTGAAGAACGCGGTGGGCGGCCCGTTCGTGGGTGGACGCGGTTTCAACCTTTACCGAGACCGTCGCGGCAACGACACCATTACCCGCGAGCGTTTCGGCCTGGAAAACAGCTTCGCCCTCGACTCGCCCATCGCAGACCGCATCAAGACCAGCCTCAATTACCAGATCGCCAAGACCGACCAGACCACGGCTGAAATCTACCAGTCGGGCCGTCGCGTATTGCGCACCCGCGACACGTTGTACGAAGAGAAACAATGGGTGTTCGATGCGCAACTGGACAAGGCCTTCAGCCTCGGTGACACCGATCACCAGGTCACCTACGGCACCACGCTCAAGCAGCAGAAAGTCACCGGTTCGCGCGAAGGCAGCGCCACCTGCCTGGCGGTCGGCAGCGGCTGCACCGCCATCGGCGCGCCCAGCCCATCGGCCGGCGACAGCGTGAAGAAAGCCAGCGACTTCCCCGACCCGACCATCAACACCTATTCGCTGTTCGCCCAGGACCAGATCACCTGGGACAAATGGACCTTCCTGCCCGCCGTGCGCTATGACTACACCCGACTCAAGCCCAAGCTGACCGAGGAATTCCTCAGCACCGTGAACCCCACCGGTGCCTATACCGTCGACGGCAAGGACAAGACCTGGCACCGCGTCACGCCCAAGTTCGGCCTGACCTACGCCTTGACCGATCAATACACCTGGTTCGGCCAATACGCCGAAGGTTTCCGCACGCCGTCCGCCAAGGCGCTATACGGCCGCTTCGAAAACCTCAACCTGGGCTACACCGTGGAGCCCAACCCCGACCTCAAGCCGGAAACCAGCAAGGGCATCGAAACCGGGCTTCGCGGCAAGTTCGATGAGGGCTCCTTTGAAATCGCCGTGTTCTACAACAAATACCGCGACTTCATCGACGAAGACAACGCGGTGGTCGGCGGCACCGTCGAACAGTTCCAGGCGGTGAATATCAAGCGCGCCACCATCAAGGGCGCCGAAGCCAAGGGTCGCCTGAACCTGGATGCCTTCGGCGCACCGCAAGGCCTGTATACCCAGGGTGCGGTGTCCTACGCCCATGGCCGCAACAATGACAACGGCGAGCCGCTCAACAGCGTCAACCCGCTCAAGGGTGTGTTCGGCCTGGGCTATGACCAGGACAGCTACGGCGGCCTGCTGAGCTGGACCCTGGTGAAGAAACAGAATCGCGTCGACAGCAGCACCTTCCACGCCCCGGACGGCGATACCAGCGGCCCATTCAAGACGCCGGGGTTCGGCATTCTCGACCTGAGCGCCTACTACAAGGTCACCCAAGACGTGACCATCAACGGCGGCGTCTACAACCTCACCGACAAGCAGTACTGGAACTGGGATGACGTGCGCAGCTACGACAGCGTCGGCGAAGCCGCGGTGACCGGCCCGGCCAACCTTGATCGCCTGACCCAGCCGGGTCGCAACTTCGCGATCAATGTGATCTGGGACATCTGA
- a CDS encoding biliverdin-producing heme oxygenase has product MTASPTAERPNLRSQRLNQITHEPHTRLDALVKAHAPFETQANFARFVVAQYLFQSELVALYNDTELNQIIPDLAQRCRADAARLDLGDLDTDVPAPVAGAVNNPGRAEALGWLFVSEGSKLGAAFLIKRAVGLGLSETFGARHLGEPEGGRAEGWKRFTRTLDAMQLSAEEEAAMDKGAIDAFVRFTVLLEQAYATAPELA; this is encoded by the coding sequence ATGACCGCTTCTCCTACCGCAGAACGTCCAAACCTGCGCTCCCAGCGCCTGAACCAGATCACCCACGAGCCACACACCAGGCTCGACGCGCTGGTCAAAGCCCACGCCCCATTTGAAACCCAGGCCAACTTCGCTCGCTTCGTGGTGGCGCAGTACCTGTTCCAATCGGAGTTGGTGGCGCTGTACAACGATACCGAACTGAACCAGATCATCCCGGACCTGGCCCAGCGCTGCCGCGCAGACGCCGCCAGACTCGACCTGGGCGACCTCGACACCGACGTGCCAGCACCGGTTGCCGGCGCCGTGAACAACCCTGGCCGCGCCGAGGCCTTGGGCTGGCTGTTCGTTTCCGAAGGCTCCAAACTGGGCGCGGCCTTTCTGATCAAACGTGCCGTGGGCCTGGGCCTGAGCGAAACCTTCGGTGCCCGTCACCTGGGCGAGCCGGAGGGCGGGCGTGCCGAAGGCTGGAAACGCTTCACCCGCACCCTCGATGCAATGCAATTGAGCGCCGAAGAGGAAGCCGCCATGGATAAAGGCGCGATCGATGCGTTCGTACGCTTCACCGTATTGCTGGAACAGGCGTACGCTACGGCCCCTGAACTGGCCTGA
- a CDS encoding YbaN family protein — translation MTRKLQSTSKIAQLLYGLLAYVSLGIGLVAIVIPGLPTTEFILLAAWAATKSSPRLSAWLENHRLFGPILFNWRNGKIIARRAKVSATVSMLLCAVLMLVMLDHGWPIYLAIVGMGLGNLWIWSRPERLAQPG, via the coding sequence ATGACCCGCAAACTCCAATCCACCTCGAAAATCGCCCAGCTTCTCTATGGCCTGCTGGCCTACGTCAGCCTGGGGATCGGCCTGGTGGCGATTGTCATACCGGGTTTGCCCACCACCGAATTCATCCTGCTGGCCGCCTGGGCCGCCACCAAAAGCTCGCCACGCCTCAGCGCCTGGCTGGAAAACCACCGCCTGTTCGGGCCCATCCTGTTCAACTGGCGCAATGGCAAGATCATCGCGCGCCGGGCCAAGGTCAGCGCCACCGTGAGCATGTTGCTGTGCGCCGTGCTGATGCTGGTGATGCTCGATCACGGCTGGCCGATCTACCTGGCAATCGTCGGCATGGGCCTGGGCAACCTGTGGATCTGGTCGCGCCCCGAGCGGCTTGCACAGCCCGGATAA
- a CDS encoding Lrp/AsnC family transcriptional regulator, with amino-acid sequence MQKKISKRISLDHTDLAILELLQEDASISNSELSERLSSSLTPCWRRRKRMEEAGVIKGYQANLDRRMLGLDIMAFVHIRFSTHADHAPDAFEAVIAQLPQVLACHKITGDADYVLQVLAKDLDSYSDFVEQVLRRQVGIASIQSSLALREIKSSSRLAIPKPGKD; translated from the coding sequence ATGCAGAAAAAAATTTCCAAACGTATCAGCCTCGACCACACCGACCTCGCTATCCTTGAATTGCTGCAGGAAGACGCGAGTATTTCCAATTCCGAGCTCAGTGAGCGACTGTCGTCAAGCCTGACGCCTTGTTGGCGAAGGCGTAAGAGAATGGAGGAGGCGGGCGTCATAAAAGGCTATCAAGCCAACCTTGATCGACGCATGCTGGGGTTGGATATCATGGCGTTTGTGCATATCCGTTTTTCTACCCATGCCGACCATGCTCCGGACGCCTTCGAGGCGGTGATTGCGCAATTGCCGCAAGTGTTGGCCTGTCACAAGATCACTGGTGATGCCGATTACGTGTTGCAGGTGTTGGCGAAGGATCTTGATAGCTACAGCGACTTTGTCGAGCAGGTGCTCAGACGTCAGGTGGGCATTGCGTCCATCCAGTCCAGCCTGGCCTTGCGTGAAATCAAGTCCAGTAGCCGCCTTGCGATACCAAAACCGGGAAAGGACTGA
- a CDS encoding histone deacetylase family protein, with the protein MFTVFSDSHRLHHGTELKDGVLKPSFEQPSRADTVHDRVKQVGLGQIIEPRVFDRSCYVNAHSERYVSFLESAWTQWCATGRTHDALPLVWPVRDLANDQVPTFIDGKLGFYAMDAGSPITATTWQAVKTSADIALTGLALIDEGHDSAFALCRPPGHHAAREYMGGYCYLNNAAIAAQRAITQGAQRVAVLDVDFHHGNGTQNIFYDRSDVMFVSLHGEPAVSYPYYSGFSSEVGAGLGEGFNHNYPLPKSTTWESYSNALRHACRTLQHFAPEVLVISLGVDTFKDDPISHFLLESDDFIGIGELIASVGCPTLFVMEGGYMVDEIGINAVNVLHGFESKRS; encoded by the coding sequence ATGTTTACAGTTTTTAGTGATTCCCACCGTTTGCACCACGGCACAGAATTAAAAGACGGCGTACTCAAGCCGTCCTTCGAACAACCCAGCCGGGCCGATACCGTCCATGACCGCGTCAAGCAGGTCGGCCTGGGCCAGATCATCGAACCGCGCGTATTTGACCGGTCGTGCTACGTCAATGCGCACAGCGAGCGCTACGTCAGTTTTCTGGAAAGTGCCTGGACGCAATGGTGCGCAACCGGACGCACTCACGATGCTTTGCCGCTGGTATGGCCCGTGCGCGATCTGGCCAACGACCAAGTACCGACCTTCATCGACGGCAAATTGGGTTTCTACGCCATGGATGCCGGCTCCCCGATTACTGCCACCACTTGGCAAGCTGTAAAAACCAGCGCCGATATAGCCCTCACCGGCCTTGCCCTGATCGATGAAGGCCATGACAGTGCGTTTGCGCTGTGCCGCCCGCCGGGACATCACGCTGCACGCGAATACATGGGCGGCTACTGCTACCTCAATAACGCGGCCATTGCCGCACAACGGGCCATTACCCAAGGCGCCCAGCGTGTTGCGGTACTGGATGTCGATTTTCATCATGGCAATGGCACACAGAACATTTTCTACGACCGCAGTGACGTGATGTTCGTCTCGCTGCACGGCGAGCCGGCCGTCTCCTATCCCTACTACTCAGGCTTCAGCAGCGAAGTCGGCGCCGGCCTTGGCGAGGGGTTCAACCACAACTACCCCTTGCCCAAAAGCACCACTTGGGAAAGCTACAGCAACGCCCTGCGCCATGCCTGCAGGACGCTCCAGCACTTTGCCCCAGAGGTGCTGGTGATTTCGCTGGGAGTCGACACATTCAAGGACGATCCCATCAGCCATTTCCTGTTGGAAAGCGATGATTTCATCGGGATCGGAGAGCTTATTGCCAGCGTTGGCTGCCCCACTCTGTTCGTGATGGAAGGGGGTTACATGGTCGACGAAATCGGCATCAACGCCGTCAACGTGCTGCACGGATTCGAGAGCAAACGCAGCTGA